In the genome of Capricornis sumatraensis isolate serow.1 chromosome 4, serow.2, whole genome shotgun sequence, the window GCAACAGAAGTGGAAAGCACGGAGGTAGACACGCTCACTCACCCAAGAAAGGGTGTAGTTTGGTCCTTAGAGTATGGACCCCACCCCGCAGCTGAGAGGAGTGGGGTGGGACTGAGGAAGACCCTGGGTGAGCTCCTCCCTCAGAGGAGGGCCCCTGGGCAGTCCCCAAGTGCCCAGCTCTGTCTGGGAACTAATTCATGGCCACAGATTCAGGTAGGAATGAGGAGTGTGGGTGGGGAGAACAGAGCCTCCCCAGATCTCCTGCTGATCTCAAGTGGCACAGGGTGGACACAAGGAaacaacatgcacacacatgtgtgtgcgtgcacgcacacacacacacacacacacagactgcatCTATCATCTGGATGAAACATAACAGACACAGTCCGGGAACAGGGGACTCCAGGTCAATTTCCAGGTGTGGGACACAGGCCACTAGCCACAGCCTAAAAGCAGCTGTCCCATCCAGCCTCCTGCCTGGGTCCCCCTCCTCCACTCTCCCCCACAAGGGAGAGGAATCAGGGTGAGACGGGAGAAGCAGGAAGCAGAGGCACCATGCCCCTGGAGGCTGGAACTCAGAATGGGTGTGGAGAACAGAGCCTGGCGACTTTCCTCCTTCTTTCAGTAGCTGGCTCACTCCAAGCAGTCTTGACCCAAAGTGCTCAGAGTGGCGTGTTGGCCCTCAGCCCCATTAACAGATGATCTAGACTAGGTGAGGAAAGGTCCGAGGACAGGGAGCTGGGTTTCCCAACCCCAAAGCAAGACCCAGACCCCTCAATTCTGGGAGGCCACAGCCAGAGTGTTAACATAGCCATGGGCGCACCCCTCATCCTCGGAGACGCAGTGGCCCAGCTGGGGGGCTCCGGGCGCCGGTGGGGCGGAGGGTGAAGCACCGTAGCCCGACCTGGCCCGACTAGGGGACGCCGGCAGCCCCTGGTCCCAGCAGCCCTCCAGGGCCTCCAGGCCGCGGCAGCCGAGGAAGAAGAGATTCTTGAGCATGAAGACAGAGAGCGGTTGCTGGTAGCTCAGGGCCAGCAGGCAGCGCAGCGCCAGCAAGGGCGCGTCCACCAGGCAGCTGCCCAGGAGGCGCAGGAGACAGCTGCAGCCACCGGGCCGCGAGGCCCGGGCCCGGGGTGAAGTGGCGGCGTGGAGCTCGTAGAGCCAGAGTACCGGCGAGGCGAGCGCGAGGAAGTAGACCGCGAGGAGCAGATAGCGCAGGTGCGCGGGCAGCGGCGCGCGGCCGTCCAGCATCAGCTCCACCAGCGCGAAGCTGTCCAGCAGGTCCAGGCACGTGCCCAGGAAGCAGCCGGCGGCGCGGTGCCGCTGCGGCTGCAGGAGCAGGGGCCCCGCGGAGCCGGGGGTGGCGCCCGCTTCGCCGATGGCCCGCACCAGGCAGTAGAGCAGCGGCGCGGAAAGCGCCATGGTGAGGCGGAAGCCCGTGGTGCCGAAGGGCGCGCGCAGTTCGATGAGGTCCAGGATGGACGTGCCCAGGATAAGCACCACCTTGGGCGTGAAGGCGATGGAGTAGATGAGCCAGGCCAGGTAGGCGAAGGCGAACTCGCCGGCCGCCCCGACCGGCCCCGCTGGCCCTGGGCCACCCGCGCCCCCGCGCGCGCCGCGCGCCTTGGCGCCCGCAGCCCCGGCGGGGGCGGCCGGCAGGTGCAGGGGCGCGGCGTGCGGGTGATGCGGGTGGTGGGCGTGTGCACCGCCCCGACGGCCCCGGCTGTTCTTGGCGAAGAAGATGGCCCAGCCCGCCGCCACCACCAGGTCGGTGGCCACCCAGGAGCACCAATACAGGTCCGTGACGGCAATGAGGTACACGTCCAGCAGGCCGCCTTGCGCCAGCAGCAGCGCCACGGACAGCGCCTGGTAGCCCCAGCGGCAGCCCGAGCCAGAGGAGCAGCCGCGGCGCCCACCTCCGCGGCCCGACCGGGCCCGGCGCCCGCAGCAACCGCAGCACGAACGGCAggaggggccggggccggggccggggccgcccGCACTCCCGACGGCCCCGGCCACGGCGCCCGCGCCCAGGTCAGCGGCGGTCATGCTGCGCGCGGAGGTGGGCGTGGAGGCGCGAGAGGCGGCGGGGGTCCCCGGGGGCTCGGCGGACACCAGCGGCCTGCTGATGCTGGCGCTCTCGTCGTCGTCCTCCCGCTCGGCGCCCGcgctgccgccgc includes:
- the TMEM121B gene encoding transmembrane protein 121B translates to MRPAPGAPRAAPPPARRQPRFLRGRSGSGSSGGSAGAEREDDDESASISRPLVSAEPPGTPAASRASTPTSARSMTAADLGAGAVAGAVGSAGGPGPGPGPSCRSCCGCCGRRARSGRGGGRRGCSSGSGCRWGYQALSVALLLAQGGLLDVYLIAVTDLYWCSWVATDLVVAAGWAIFFAKNSRGRRGGAHAHHPHHPHAAPLHLPAAPAGAAGAKARGARGGAGGPGPAGPVGAAGEFAFAYLAWLIYSIAFTPKVVLILGTSILDLIELRAPFGTTGFRLTMALSAPLLYCLVRAIGEAGATPGSAGPLLLQPQRHRAAGCFLGTCLDLLDSFALVELMLDGRAPLPAHLRYLLLAVYFLALASPVLWLYELHAATSPRARASRPGGCSCLLRLLGSCLVDAPLLALRCLLALSYQQPLSVFMLKNLFFLGCRGLEALEGCWDQGLPASPSRARSGYGASPSAPPAPGAPQLGHCVSEDEGCAHGYVNTLAVASQN